The genomic DNA ACTCGCTGCCCGCGTACAGCAGCCCGTTCGCGAACGCCATGTCGCCGGGCGCGCGGCCCACGAGCACCACCACCGCGAGGAATCCGCCCACCACGAACAGCGCTGCGGCCTGGTACAACACATCCGCTTTCGGCACCTTCGGCAGCAGGGCCATGACCAAGAGGATGGCGATGGGCATCAAGCCGAAGAACGTCTGCTGGGGATTACCGTCGATCGAGCCGAACGTCAACGCGAACCCGTACGCGATGCGGAAGATGAAGATGGCCACGAACAGCCCGTGCGCGAACGGCACGAACGACGCAGGCTGCGTGATGGACGTCTCCGCCGGCGGCACCGCCTCGCGGATGACGGCGAGCATGTCGAGCGCCAGCGGGCGGCACGCGGCGTACATGATGAACGGCAGCAGGAACAGCGTGGCCATGCTCACCGTCGCGTCGGCGCCCATGTACGGAAGTCGCAGCAGGTAGCTTGCCACCAGGGCCGACGCGATGCACAGCATGCACGAGCGTTTGTCGAGCTTGCACAGCGAGATGCCCATGAGCACCACCACCCAGCGCGACCCGACCGAGCGCACGCACGCACCCGCCAGCAGCAGGGGAGCCGATTGCTGCGCGATGCCCAGCACGATGAGCGCGAACCCCGCCGAGTACAGCACGAACGAGCCCGCCGTCAGGGTGGTCTCGTTGATGGACGAGGGCTTCTTGAGCGCCCACACCGCCAGCGCCACGAGCGTTACCACGCCCACGAGCGACGACGCGTCGCGCGCCTCGGACATGACGCCGATGTACTGCGGATACAGCGCCGCGTTGGTCAGCCATGTGCCGAACAGCTCGGCGATCAACGCGACGAGACAGCGAACCCACGTCGCGTTGATGGTGTTCCGTACCTCGATCATACGCCTCCCCCGGCCGTCGCCCGCTTCCCCGATGCAGGCAAGCCTACCGCACTTCACCCTCGCCTGACAAGGGGAAACCACCGTTCTGGTACCACGGGGGTGAGAGAAGCGGACGCGACGAATGCGCGAACTTGGTCCCCTGACGGTGAGGACAGCGCCCGCGCGGCGCGGCATGATGGCCCCAGGGTTCACCAATCGTTTCTCAGGAGGGAACAATCATGAAGAACATCGCAGAACAGGGTCTTTCGCGTCGAAGCTTCCTGACGGGCGCCGCAGCCACGGGCGCGCTCGCCGCGTTCGGCTTGGCCGGATGCGCCCCGCAAGCCAAAGCCGAGACGTCCGGCGACGCGACGAAAGCCGATGCCGCCGAAACCAAGGCCGACGCGTCCGCCCAAACCGACTGGCTGGGCAGCGCGCCCGACATCGCTGCCGGCGACATTAAGGAGACGAAGCAGACCGACCTGCTGATCATCGGCGCGGGCAACGGCGGCATGGCCGCAGCCGCCACGGCCGCCGACCTGGGACTCGACTTCATGCTGTGCGAGAAGTCCGGTTCTATCCAGCGCAGCCGCCACTGGTTCGGCGCCATCAACACGAAGTACACCGAGACCGCCGGCGCGCACGTGGACGAAGGCCGCCTGCTCAACGAGTTCTCGCGCTACGCCTCGGGCCAGTGCGACCAGCGCGTCATCCGCGTGTGGATCAAGGAGAGCGCCAGCGTGGTCGACTGGATCGACCCCATCCTCACGCAGGCCGGCATGACGTGCGCCTTCGACAACGACATCGACCACGAGACCGGCGGCACGAGCTTCGCCCTGTTCCCGATGGAGCACTACTACTCGGGCAAGGACGCCGCCGGCGAAGCGCTCGAGCGCAACAAGGTGCTGCTGTCTTACATCAACGACAAGGGCTACGACGTCACCTACAACCACAAGCTGGTGAAGCTGGTGCAGGACGACGCCGGCAAGGTGACGGGTGCCATCTTCGAGGCCGACGGCGGATACGTCCAGGTGGACGCCGCGAAGGGCGTGCTGCTCACCACGGGCGGCTACACGAGCAACGCCGAGATGCTGCGCGCGTGCAACCCGATGGTCGACCGCTGCGTCACGCTGCAGTACGGCTCGCCGAACAACGTGGGCGAGGGAATCAAGGCCGGCATGTGGGCGGGCGCGCAAAAGGACAGCATCGGCGCGCCGATGATCTTCGATCGCGGCACCGTGAAACCGGGGGAGAACGCGGGCATCATCAGCAGCCCCGGCGAGACGGCTACGTTCGTGGGCACCGACAAGCAGTTCAACCTCGGCTCGCAGCCGCTCATGAAAGTCACCCGCGACGGCAAGCGCTTCGTGAACGAGTCCACTCCCTACGACTTCTGCTGCTTCGCAGCGGCCGAGCACGAGGGTGGCGTATTCTGCCAGGTGTTCGACTCGAACCTTAAGGAAGACGTCAAACGCTTCAACACCATCGGCTGCTCGCGGCAAACCCAGCAGCTGCTGGCCAAAGAAGCCGATACCCCGCTCGACGAGATCTACGCCGATCAGCTCGAGAAAGGCACCATGGTGAAGGCCGACACCATCGAGGAGCTGGCAGTGAAGCTGGGCTTTTCAGGCGAGGCGAAGGACGCCTTCCTGGCCGAGGTGGAGAAGTACAACGGCTTCTACGACGCTCAGGAAGACCCCGATTTCGGCAAGGAGGCCTACCGTCTGTCCGAGCTGCGCACGGCGCCGTTCTACGGCATCTGGTACGGCGGCTCGCTGCTGACCACCGTGGACGGTCTGCGCATCAACGAGGACATGCAGGTGCTGAACGCCGAGAGCCAGCCCATCGAGGGTCTCTACGCCGCGGGCGACTGCTCAGGCAGCATCTTCGGGAACAACTACCCCGAGTACATCGTGGGCTGCGCCTGCGGACGCACCATCACGTTCGCACGCCACGCCGTCCGCCACATGGTCGGCGATCTGTCCTAGCACATCCTGCGGCTCGAACTTCCCTCCCTTTCGAGCCCTTCCATTAGCGAGGCCCCAGCGCATGCGCTGGGGCCTCGCTCTCGATAGCCGATGGCAGGTGCCCTGTTGGAAGCTACCCCTCGGCAGGCTGGAACGTATCTTTATCGGGCGCGAAGGACTGCATGGCCTCAATGGTGCGGGCGAACAGCTCGTCCAGCTCCCAGCCCAGCATTTCGGCGCCGGAGCGGATGACGTCGCGGCTGACACCGGCGGCGAAGCGCTTGTCCTTGAACTTCTTCTTCAGCGACTTCACTTCGAAATCCATGACGCTCTTCGAGGGGCGCATCACTACCGCCGCGCCGATGAGACCGGTCAGTTCTTCGGAGGCGAACAGGATCTTCTCCATCTGCAGCTCGGGCTTCGGCAGCTCCGGGTTGAAGTCGGAGGTGTGGCTCTGGATGGCGCGGATGAGCTCGGGCGAGCCGCCAGCGGCTTCGATGAGCGGCGCCGCGTAGATGGTGTGCAGCTCGGGCTCGTCGTCGTGCTCTTCCCAGTCGAGATCGTGCAGCAGCCCGACGATACCCCAGAACTCCTCGTTCTCAGGATCGAACTCGCGCGCGAAATAACGCATGGTCTGCTCAACCGTCTCGCCGTGCTCGATGTGGAACGGATCCTTGTTGTGCTCCTGCAAAAGCGCGAACGCTTCGTCGCGCGTCAGGCCGGCCTCGAGTGTCGCCATGATGCTCTCCTTCTCGTCTTCGATTGGATGCTCTTCGCTATGCTACCCCATAGGGCGCGCGAAGTCAGCATGGCAATCCGTTCGAACGCACGCCTAGAACACGATGCCGAGCGCGTTCGCCAACAAACCCCAGATGACGCCCATCGCGTACAGCGCCACGATGATGGCGATATTCTCTTTCAGATGGCGGTTCGTGCGAACCAACACCAGCAGGCCCACGCCCGCCGACACGAGCAAACCGGCCAACATGGCGCCCGAGCCCAGCACGCCTTCCACGTACAGCTGCGCGATGACGATGCTGGCCGCGCAGTTCGGCACGAGACCAACCAACGCCGAGCCGAACACCGACAGCGCCGGGTTCGCGCCGAGGAACTCGGCCAGCACGTCCTCGCCCACTACGGCAAGCAGGCCGTTCAGCGCTAGCGTGATGAGGAAGATGAACAGGGTCACCTGCAACGTATGTTTGAGCGCGCTTCTCAGGATTCCGCCTTCGCCGTCGTGGCAATGGCAATGCTCCTGCTCACATAAGTCGTGAATATGCAGCGGCATGTCGATGCGGCGCGCGATGCGAAGGCCGGCATCCACGAGGAAGCCCATGATCATGCCGATGATGATCTTCGCGCCGATGATTTTGAAAATGACGTCGGGCGGCACCTGCTCGGCGATGAAGATGGGCAGCATCTCGTCCGACGTAGAGAGGAACACCGCGAACAGCGTTCCCAACGTGATGACGCGCCCAGCCCACAGCGTCGCGGCAGCCGCGGAGAAGCCGCACTGGGGCACTACGCCAACGACGGCACCGATGAACGGCCCTGCCGCGCCGGCGCGCTGAATGGCAGCCTCGGCCTTCCCACCCGTCTTATGCTCAAGCCACTCCATGGCCAGATACGTGACGAACAGAAACGGAATGATGTAAAGCGTGTCCTTGATCGCGTCTGCCAGCACGTCAAACGCTATATGCATGATTTCTTCCATAACAACGTATTGTAATCCAATCAAGGTTCTGTAACAGCATCGTCGCCGAACGGTCACCAAGAGACCCACGCCCCCGGAACGCGCGGAGGCCCCGCCTCCCGAGGGGGGCGGGGCCTCCGCATGCCGAAACGCCCTCCGCGAGCGCGACGCCCTATCCTCCCACAGCCTGACGCTGCAGTACTTTCGGCGATGGCGGGCTTAACTTCCGGGTTCGGAATGGGACCGGGTGATCCCCGCCTCCATGGTCGCGCTCGCGCAGGGCGTTCCCGCGCGGGCCTCATATGGCCCCGCCCGGCGGCCGCGGGACCTCCGCGCCACCCTGGCGGTTGCACAGCGCTCGTGACTTCACGGTCGCGAAACCGAGAATGTGTTTGCGAAGAAGAGCTCGGGCTATTAGTACCGCTCGGCTGAGGCGCTCGCACGCCTTGCACCTGCGGCCTATCGACCAGGTGTTCTGCCTGGGCCCTTACCGGAAAGAGGACTCATCTTGGAGACGGCTTCCCACTTAGATGCTTTCAGCGGTTATCCGTGCCGGACGTAGCTAGGCAGCCGTGCCGTTGGTCGACAACTGCTGCACCAGAGGTCCGTCCACCCCGGTCCTCTCGTACTAGGGGCAGACCTCCTCAATCCTCTTGCGCCTGCGGAGGATAGGGACCGAACTGTCTCACGACGTTCTGAACCCAGCTCGCGTACCGCTTTAAATGGCGAACAGCCATACCCTTGGGACCGACTTCAGCCCCAGGATGCGATGAGCCGACATCGAGGTGCCAAACCTTGCCGTCGATGTGGACTCTTGGGCAAGATCAGCCTGTTATCCCCGGAGTACCTTTTATCCGTTGAGCGACGGCCATTCCACTCTGTGCCGCCGGATCACTAGAACCGACTTTCGTCTCTGCTCGGCTTGTGGGCCTCGCAGTCAAGCCCGCTTGTACTCTTGCGCTCTGCGAACGGTTGCCGACCGTTCTGAGCGGACCTTTGCGCGCCTCCGTTACGTTTTGGGAGGCGACCGCCCCAGTCAAACTACCCGCCTGACACGGTCCCCCCGCCGGATCACGGCCGGGGGTTAGATCGCCGACGCGACGAGGGCAGTATTCCAAGGTCGGCTCCGCCCGGGCTGGCGCCCGGGCTTCGCAGCCTCCTGCCTATCCTCTACGCGCCGAGCCAACGATCAATGTCAAGCTGCAGTAAAGGTTCACGGGGTCTTTCCGTCCTTCCGCAGGTAATTCGCATCTTCACGAATAATACAATTTCACCGGGTCCATGGTTGAGACAGCGCCCAAATCGTTACGCCATTCGTGCAGGTCGGAACTTACCCGACAAGGAATTTCGCTACCTTAGGACCGTTATAGTTACGGCCGCCGTTTACTGGGGCTTGGCTTCAGAGCTTCGCCTTGCGGCTGACCCATCCGCGTAACCTTCCAGCACCGGGCAGGCGTCAGACCCTATACGTCGCCTTACGGCTTTGCAGAGTCCTGTGTTTTTGATAAACAGTCGCTTGGGCCGTTTCGCTGCGACCCCCGGCCGCTCGGGGAGCTAGTCCCGTCACCGCCAGGGGCACTCCTTCTCCCGAAGTTACGGAGTCAGTATGCCGAGTTCCTTAACCATGGTTCTCCCGATCGCCTCGGTATGCTCTACCTGCCCACCTGTGTCGGTTTTGGTACGGGCGCCTGCGTCCCTTCCTAGAGGTTTTTCTCGGAAGCATGGGCTCGCCGACTTCAGCATAAGCTTTCGTCTCGCGTCTCAGGATATATGCGCCGCTGATTTCCATGCGATGCTCCCTACGCGCTTTCACGGGGACGTCCAGAACCCCGCTCGGCTACCCTTCTCCGTCACCCCGTCGGTGATAGCGGTCCGCAGGCGGTACAGGAATGTCCGCCTGTTGCGCATCGGCTACGCCTCTCGGCCTCGCCTTAGCTCCCGACTGACCCTGGGAGGATTAGCCTTGCCCAGGAACCCTTAGGCTTACGGCGGCGGCGTTTCTCGCGCCGCTCTCGTTACTCATGCCAGCATTCTCACTTCCCCGCGCTCCACCGAGGGTCGCCCTCTCGGCTTCTCCGCTGCGGGGAAAGCTCCCCTACCACTAATATAGATTAGTCCGCCGCTTCGGTACCATGCTTAGCCCCGTGAATTGTCGGCGCATGTCCACTTGACCAGTGAGCTGTTACGCACTCTTTAAATGCATGGCTGCTTCTAAGCCAACATCCTGGTTGTCTAGGCAAACGCACATCCTTTGCCACTCAGCATGGATTTGGGGACCTTAGCGGGCGGTCTGGGCTGTTTCCCTCTCGAACACACAGCTTAGCCCACATGTTCTGACTCCCGGCCTCTGATCCGGCGGCATTCGGAGTTTGGTTCGTGTCGGTAGGCGGTGAAGCCCCCTCGACGATCCAGTGCTCTACCGCCGTCGGAGAACGGCCGAGGCTAGCCCTAAAGCTATTTCGGGGAGAACGAGATATCTCCGGGTTTGATTGGCCTTTCACCCCTATCCACGGGTCATCCCCTCCGTTTTCAACCGAAGTGGGTTCGGCCCTCCACGGGGTCTTACCCCCGCTTCAGCCTGCCCATGGATAGCTCACCCGGCTTCGCGTCTGCAGCATGCGACTCTATCGCCATCTTAAAGGCTCGCTTTCACTGCGGCTCGGTTCAAACCTTAACCTCGCCGCATACCGCAACTCGCTGGCTCATTCTACAAAAGGCACGCCGTCACCCCGCTCGGGGGCTCCGACTGCTTGTAGGCGCACGGTTTCAGGTACTGTTTCACTCCCCTCTCGGGGTGCTTTTCACCTTTCCCTCACGGTACTGGTTCGCTATCGGTCACAGGAGAGTGTTCAGCCTTGGAGGGTGGTCCCCCCAGATTCGCACCGGGTTTCACGTGCCCGGCGCTACTCGGGCGCCGCACTCGCAGTCCGCGCGGATTCGCGTACGGGGCTCTCACCCTGTTCCGCCGGCCTTCCCAGGCCGTTCCGCTTCCGCGCGGATTTGTAACTGCGTCCATGGTCTGAGGCCCATGGAATGCGCGGTCCCACAACCCCTCATGCAGCAACGCCCTCAAGCTTGCACGTGCATGGGTTTGGGCTGGTGCGGTTTCGCTCGCCGCTACTCCCGCAATCTCGGTTGATTTCTCTTCCTCCGGGTACTTAGATGTTTCAGTTCCCCGGGTTGCCTCCTCGCGCCCTATTTCATTCAGGCGCGGGTAGCAGGGCATGACCCCTGCTGGGTTCCCCCATTCGGAGATCTCCGGATCGAAGGCCGTTTGCGCCTCCCCGGAGCTTATCGCAGCTTGCCGCGTCCTTCTTCGACTTCCTGTGCCAAGGCATCCGCCGTGCGCCCTTAGTATCTTCTTCTCATAACTCAGGTTTTCAGGCATCGAATACTCGATGCTCTCGCGATCGTGATGATGCTCGGTCCCCGGCCGCCCGTCGGACGGCCGGGTAAAAAAGATCATTAGTCACCAAACGCTATGCAACTGTCAAGGTGCGCGGGAGGCCGAAGCCCCCCGGGGGCAGAGCCCCGGAAGCCGGATGCTGAGACAGCGGGCGAAGAGGCCAGGCGGACCCTCGCGACGGGACCCGAAAGAGATTGTTGTTGTTTCCAGGCGGGGGAGCTCTCGCTCGACCCCTCCGGACACGTATCGTGTCTCCCTAGAAAGGAGGTGATCCAGCCGCACCTTCCGGTACGGCTACCTTGTTACGACTTCACCCCCCTTACCCTCCACACCTTCGACGCCTCCGCCCCTTGCGGGTTCGGCCGGCGGCTTCGGGTGCAGACGACTCGGGTGGTGTGACGGGCGGTGTGTACAAGGCCCGGGAACGTATTCACCGCGGCATGCTGATCCGCGATTACTAGCAACTCCGACTTCACGGAGGCGGGTTGCAGCCTCCGATCCGAACTGGGGCCGGCTTTGAGGGATTCGCTCGACCTCGCGGTCTCGCAGCCCGTTGTACCGGCCATTGTAGCACGTGTGCAGCCCAGGGCATAAAGGGCATGATGACTTGACGTCGTCCCCACCTTCCTCCGGCTTGACGCCGGCAGTCCCCCATGAGTCCCCAACCTAATGCTGGCAACATGGGGCAGGGGTTGCGCTCGTTGCGGGACTTAACCCAACATCTCACGACACGAGCTGACGACAGCCATGCACCACCTGCGGACGCTCCTCTCGGCCACCGGGTTTCCCCGGCTTCACGTCCATGTCAAGCCCTGGTAAGGTTCTTCGCGTTGCTTCGAATTAAGCCACATGCTCCGCTGCTTGTGCGGGCCCCCGTCAATTCCTTTGAGTTTTAGCCTTGCGGCCGTACTCCCCAGGCGGGATACTTAATGCGTTGGCTGCGGCACGGAGGGCGGAGCCCCCCACACCTAGTATCCATCGTTTACGGCTAGGACTACCAGGGTATCTAATCCTGTTCGCTCCCCTAGCTTTCGCGCCTCAGCGTCAGTTGCGGCCCAGCAGGCTGCCTTCGCCATCGGTGTTCTTCCCGATATCTGCGCATTCCACCGCTACACCGGGAATTCCGCCTGCCTCTACCGAACTCGAGCCTCCCAGTTCGGGATCCGGCCGGGGGTTGAGCCCTCGGATTAGAGATCCCGCTTGAGAGGCCGCCTACGCGCTCTTTACGCCCAATGAATCCGGATAACGCTCGCTCCCTACGTATTACCGCGGCTGCTGGCACGTAGTTAGCCGGAGCTTCTTCTGCAGGTACCGTCGAATTTCTTCCCTGCTGAAAGCGGTTTACAACCCGAAGGCCGTCGTCCCGCACGCGGCGTTGCTGCGTCAGGGTTTCCCCCATTGCGCAAAATTCCCCACTGCTGCCTCCCGTAGGAGTCTGGGCCGTATCTCAGTCCCAATGTGGCCGGTCGGTCTCTCAACCCGGCTACCCATCGCGGGCTAGGTGGGCCGTTACCCCGCCTACTACCTAATGGGCCGCGACCCCATCCCTTGCCGTCTGGGCTTTCCCGGGCCCCCCAGGAGGGGGGCGAGGAGTATCCGGTATTAGCCTCGGTTTCCCAAGGTTGTCCCGGAGCAAGGGGCAGGTTGGTCACGTGTTACTCACCCGTTCGCCACTTCATGTCCGCCCGAGGGCGGTTTCATCGTTCGACTTGCATGTGTTAGGCACGCCGCCAGCGTTCATCCTGAGCCAGGATCAAACTCTCCGTTTAAGAGGCGGGAATCGCTTCCCGCTGAAGTCCGATCTTGGTTTCGGCCCTCGCCCGCCCCCCGTCTTGAGGGTGCGCGCTCGGGCCGGGTTTCCGTTCGCAAGAATCGTTTGCTTGGCTTTTCTCTTCTTCGCTGTTCAGTATCCGGTTTTCAAGGTTCTGCGGCGCCCCTCCCGGGGCCCCGTCGCTTTCGGTTCCACCCGAAGCGCAAGGAGATATATTACGCGTCCGTTGCCCCGCCGTCAAGAACTTTTTTCGAGATTCTCGGACTTTTTTCCCGGCGCCTTCCGGCGCCGGGGGGCCGCGGGGCCCCGCCGCCGCCCTCCCCCTCTCCCGCGGAGAAGGCAGCCCGAGCATGTTACCCGCTTCCGGCCCCGGGCGCAAGGGGGCATTTTCGAAAAGCTCGGAAAAGCTCGCTCAGAACGGCCCGGGGCGAGAGGGCGTGCGGCGCGAGGAGGGCGCATCCCCGTGCCGGCGGCACGCTCCAGAAGGCGTGCGGGCGCCGTCTGGCCGACGATGCCGCGACCGTCCTGTTTTGGGCCGGGACGATCGCCCTCATTCCCTCATATACAGCAAAGCGGGACGACCGATGGTCGCCCCGCCTTCCGAGTTATGGTTGACGCTACACGGTTATCGCAAGCCGCAGCTTACATCATGCCGCCCATGCCACCGCCGGCACCGGCCATAGCCGCCAGAGCCGCCGGATCCGGATCCTTCGGGATCTCGTTGATGGTGGCCTCGGTGATGAGAATGAGAGCCGCGACGGAGGCCGCAGACTGCAGAGCCGTGCGGGTGACCTTCACCGGGTCGTTGACGCCCATCTCGATCATGTTGCCGTACTCGCCGTTGGCGCAGTTCAGGCCTTCGCCCGTAGCCATGCCCTTGACGCGCTCGACTACGACGCTGCCCTCGAAGCCGGCGTTCTGCGCGATAGCGCGCATCGGAGCTTCGAGCGCCTTGCGGATGATGGCGACGCCGACCTCTTCGTCCTTGTCGGCCGCTTCCACCTTGTCGAGCGCGGGCAGAGCGCCCACCAGAGCCACGCCGCCGCCGGCGACGATGCCCTCTTCGACCGCCGCGCGGGTCGCCTGCAGGGCGTCCTCGATGCGGGACTTCTTCTCCTTGAGCTCGGACTCGGTCGCAGCGCCCACCTTGAGCACCGCCACGCCGCCGGACAGCTTCGCCAGGCGCTCCTGGAGCTTCTCGCGGTCGAAGTCGGAGTCGACGCGCTCGAGCTCGGCCTTGATCTGGCCGATGCGATCGTCGATGGCCTTCTTGTCGCCGGCGCCGTCCACGATGAGGGCGGAGTCCTTCGTGACCTTGACCGTCTTGGCATGGCCCAGCATGTCGATGCGGGCGTCGGCCATGGTCATGCCGAAGTCCTTGTCGATGACCTGCGCGCCCGTGACGGCGGCGATGTCCTCGAGGATGCGCTTGCGGCGATCGCCGAAGCCGGGAGCCTTGATGGCGACGCAGTTGAACGTGCCGCGCAGCTTGTTCAGCAGGATGGTGGCCAGCGCTTCGCCCTCGACGTCCTCGGCAACGATGAACAGCGGACGACCGGACTTCATGATCTCCTCCAGCAGGGGCACCATGTCCTGGATGTTGGTGACCTTCTGGTCGGTGAGGAGGATGTAGGGATCGCTGAGGACGGCCTCCATCTTCTCCATGTCGGTGGCCATGTACGGCGAGATGTAGCCGCGCTCGTACTGCATGCCCTCGACGATGTCCATGTCGATGCCGAACGTCTGGCTCTCCTCGACGGAGATGGCGCCGTCCTTGCCCACGGCATCCATGGCCTCGGCGATCTTCTCGCCGATCTCGGCGTCGCCGGCGGAAATGGTGCCGACGTTCGCGATCTGCTCCTTGGTGGAGACGGGGGTGGCGTCGGCCTTGATGGCCTCGACCACAGCGTCGGTGGCCTTCTGGATGCCGCGACGGATGCCCAGGGCATCGGCGCCGGCGGTCACGTTGCGCAGGCCCTCGGACACGATGACGTCAGCCAGCAGCGTGGCCGTCGTGGTGCCGTCGCCGGCGACGTCGTTCGTCTTCACGGCCACTTCGCGAACCAGCTGGGCGCCCATGTTCTCGATGGGGTCCTCGAGCTCGACTTCCTTGGCCACGGTTACGCCGTCGTTCGTGATCAGCGGAGCACCGTAGGACTTCTCCAGCGCCACGTAACGACCCTTGGGCCCGAGCGTCACCTTGACGGCGTCGGCCAGCTTGTTGACGCCGGCAGCAAGCGCGCTGCGCGCGTCGGCTTCGAACTTAATCTCTTTAGCCATATTGCTCATATCCTTTCAACCTGACGGCTTTTCGTGGCGGCCTCCTAGCCGCTCAGAACCCGGGAGCTTTCGCACACGGCCAATAAGGCCGCTTAGCTCAAGCACCCGGAACCTTCGTGGCTATGAGCCTCACCACGAAAACCCTGCTATTACCAACGTTGAATCAACCGGCGCCTTTTATGCAAACACAGCGTAGAGGTCGTCACCGCGGAGGATCAGCACGTCCTCGCCTTCGACGTTGATCTCGGTGCCGCCGAAC from Eggerthella lenta DSM 2243 includes the following:
- a CDS encoding HD domain-containing protein, with amino-acid sequence MATLEAGLTRDEAFALLQEHNKDPFHIEHGETVEQTMRYFAREFDPENEEFWGIVGLLHDLDWEEHDDEPELHTIYAAPLIEAAGGSPELIRAIQSHTSDFNPELPKPELQMEKILFASEELTGLIGAAVVMRPSKSVMDFEVKSLKKKFKDKRFAAGVSRDVIRSGAEMLGWELDELFARTIEAMQSFAPDKDTFQPAEG
- a CDS encoding FAD-binding protein, yielding MKNIAEQGLSRRSFLTGAAATGALAAFGLAGCAPQAKAETSGDATKADAAETKADASAQTDWLGSAPDIAAGDIKETKQTDLLIIGAGNGGMAAAATAADLGLDFMLCEKSGSIQRSRHWFGAINTKYTETAGAHVDEGRLLNEFSRYASGQCDQRVIRVWIKESASVVDWIDPILTQAGMTCAFDNDIDHETGGTSFALFPMEHYYSGKDAAGEALERNKVLLSYINDKGYDVTYNHKLVKLVQDDAGKVTGAIFEADGGYVQVDAAKGVLLTTGGYTSNAEMLRACNPMVDRCVTLQYGSPNNVGEGIKAGMWAGAQKDSIGAPMIFDRGTVKPGENAGIISSPGETATFVGTDKQFNLGSQPLMKVTRDGKRFVNESTPYDFCCFAAAEHEGGVFCQVFDSNLKEDVKRFNTIGCSRQTQQLLAKEADTPLDEIYADQLEKGTMVKADTIEELAVKLGFSGEAKDAFLAEVEKYNGFYDAQEDPDFGKEAYRLSELRTAPFYGIWYGGSLLTTVDGLRINEDMQVLNAESQPIEGLYAAGDCSGSIFGNNYPEYIVGCACGRTITFARHAVRHMVGDLS
- a CDS encoding arsenic efflux protein translates to MHIAFDVLADAIKDTLYIIPFLFVTYLAMEWLEHKTGGKAEAAIQRAGAAGPFIGAVVGVVPQCGFSAAAATLWAGRVITLGTLFAVFLSTSDEMLPIFIAEQVPPDVIFKIIGAKIIIGMIMGFLVDAGLRIARRIDMPLHIHDLCEQEHCHCHDGEGGILRSALKHTLQVTLFIFLITLALNGLLAVVGEDVLAEFLGANPALSVFGSALVGLVPNCAASIVIAQLYVEGVLGSGAMLAGLLVSAGVGLLVLVRTNRHLKENIAIIVALYAMGVIWGLLANALGIVF
- a CDS encoding response regulator transcription factor, whose protein sequence is MIEVRNTINATWVRCLVALIAELFGTWLTNAALYPQYIGVMSEARDASSLVGVVTLVALAVWALKKPSSINETTLTAGSFVLYSAGFALIVLGIAQQSAPLLLAGACVRSVGSRWVVVLMGISLCKLDKRSCMLCIASALVASYLLRLPYMGADATVSMATLFLLPFIMYAACRPLALDMLAVIREAVPPAETSITQPASFVPFAHGLFVAIFIFRIAYGFALTFGSIDGNPQQTFFGLMPIAILLVMALLPKVPKADVLYQAAALFVVGGFLAVVVLVGRAPGDMAFANGLLYAGSECFDALMWFVLASIGARNKVNALAVFAWGRAASSAGLLCGATVGHAVNATPDPLTVSVGIAVVLFLFVAMNFTVLKPFGFQATIDGVQSVEPVAAAASVGLPEKSAAVAARYRLTPRETELLELLAHGRNGPFIQERLVLSRNTVKTHVANIYGKLGVHSQQELIDLVEEADDR
- the groL gene encoding chaperonin GroEL (60 kDa chaperone family; promotes refolding of misfolded polypeptides especially under stressful conditions; forms two stacked rings of heptamers to form a barrel-shaped 14mer; ends can be capped by GroES; misfolded proteins enter the barrel where they are refolded when GroES binds) yields the protein MAKEIKFEADARSALAAGVNKLADAVKVTLGPKGRYVALEKSYGAPLITNDGVTVAKEVELEDPIENMGAQLVREVAVKTNDVAGDGTTTATLLADVIVSEGLRNVTAGADALGIRRGIQKATDAVVEAIKADATPVSTKEQIANVGTISAGDAEIGEKIAEAMDAVGKDGAISVEESQTFGIDMDIVEGMQYERGYISPYMATDMEKMEAVLSDPYILLTDQKVTNIQDMVPLLEEIMKSGRPLFIVAEDVEGEALATILLNKLRGTFNCVAIKAPGFGDRRKRILEDIAAVTGAQVIDKDFGMTMADARIDMLGHAKTVKVTKDSALIVDGAGDKKAIDDRIGQIKAELERVDSDFDREKLQERLAKLSGGVAVLKVGAATESELKEKKSRIEDALQATRAAVEEGIVAGGGVALVGALPALDKVEAADKDEEVGVAIIRKALEAPMRAIAQNAGFEGSVVVERVKGMATGEGLNCANGEYGNMIEMGVNDPVKVTRTALQSAASVAALILITEATINEIPKDPDPAALAAMAGAGGGMGGMM